A window of Streptomyces sp. DG1A-41 contains these coding sequences:
- a CDS encoding alpha-2,8-polysialyltransferase family protein, producing the protein MPGTTQIFCASTLYGVATLAAAIDSDLFEEPDRRVLLVFNNSATPETTPALDEMPGFAPLREHFDDVLSWNDAIRPFHPGAWTPRSDDIPLFERYLRMLWGLGDDRISLALESIQVAPALTVAQLFTDAPIDVYADGLMSYGPTRNKLDPLVGTRVRRLLHLDLVPGLTPMLLTEFEVPARLVPSPAFLKVLGEVTETVPELPDLPGDAALLLGQYLSALNILSPEEEEDLHVRMMRGAVARGHRTVVFKPHPTAPARYSRALETEAEKLGVDLTVLDTPVLAEVLFERTRPALVVGCFSTALFTASVFYELPVARIGTELLLERLTPYQNSNRIPTTLADALLPDLDGGKAGDLLPAELLSDLVTAVGFTMQPQIYPDLRPQAERFLSRHLGPRTRRYFKKRRLTSLGLPGGIPQRLAFLPRNSTARRVVRRARALRKAVRR; encoded by the coding sequence ATGCCCGGGACCACACAGATCTTCTGCGCCTCGACGCTGTACGGCGTCGCCACCCTGGCCGCCGCGATCGACTCCGACCTCTTCGAGGAGCCGGACCGCCGGGTGCTGCTGGTGTTCAACAACTCCGCGACCCCGGAGACCACCCCGGCCCTCGACGAAATGCCGGGGTTCGCGCCGCTGCGCGAGCACTTCGACGACGTGCTGTCCTGGAACGACGCCATCCGCCCGTTCCACCCCGGGGCCTGGACGCCGCGCTCCGACGACATCCCGCTGTTCGAGCGCTATCTGCGGATGCTGTGGGGCCTCGGCGACGACCGCATCAGCCTGGCCCTGGAGTCCATCCAGGTCGCGCCCGCGCTCACGGTGGCGCAGTTGTTCACCGACGCCCCCATCGACGTCTACGCCGACGGGCTGATGAGCTACGGCCCCACGCGCAACAAGCTCGACCCGCTGGTCGGCACGCGCGTGCGGCGGCTGCTGCACCTCGATCTGGTACCGGGGCTCACGCCGATGCTGCTGACCGAGTTCGAGGTGCCGGCGCGGCTGGTGCCGTCGCCCGCGTTCCTCAAGGTGCTGGGCGAGGTCACCGAGACCGTGCCGGAGCTGCCCGACCTGCCGGGCGACGCGGCGCTGCTGCTCGGTCAGTACCTGTCGGCGCTGAACATCCTCTCGCCCGAGGAGGAAGAGGACCTGCACGTGCGGATGATGCGGGGCGCGGTCGCCCGCGGCCACCGCACGGTCGTCTTCAAACCGCACCCGACCGCACCGGCGCGCTACAGCCGCGCTCTGGAGACCGAGGCCGAGAAGCTCGGCGTGGACCTCACCGTGCTGGACACGCCCGTGCTCGCCGAGGTGCTGTTCGAACGGACCCGGCCCGCCCTGGTCGTCGGCTGCTTCTCGACCGCGCTGTTCACGGCCTCGGTGTTCTACGAGCTGCCGGTCGCGCGCATCGGCACCGAGCTGCTGCTGGAGCGGCTGACGCCGTATCAGAACAGCAACCGGATCCCCACCACCCTGGCGGACGCGCTGCTGCCCGACCTGGACGGCGGCAAGGCCGGCGACCTGCTGCCGGCCGAGCTGCTGTCCGATCTGGTGACCGCCGTCGGATTCACCATGCAGCCGCAGATCTATCCGGACCTGCGCCCGCAGGCGGAACGGTTCCTGTCCCGCCATCTCGGTCCGCGCACCCGGCGCTACTTCAAGAAGCGCCGTCTCACCTCGCTCGGGCTGCCCGGCGGTATTCCGCAGCGGCTGGCGTTCCTGCCCCGCAATTCCACGGCGCGCCGGGTGGTCCGGCGGGCGCGGGCGCTGCGCAAGGCGGTGCGCCGCTGA
- a CDS encoding glycosyltransferase family 2 protein yields MPKLSVIVPFYNVQQYAPDTLRSLRLNAARDFEFILVDDHSKDGTPAILERAAEDLSDVAQVRYIRHEENGGLATARNTGLDAAQGEYLTFLDGDDWLAPGYLAELVSALDALGCDFIRTDHVQATARARSVSRVPVGRRWEAFDPREAILPSHRSTSVDYAYAWAGAYHRRLLDRGLLHFTDGLRTAEDRPWIWKLHREAESFAVVSLLGVFYRRGVASSLTQIGDVRQLDFIRAFDQVIEETAADREADRLLPKAVRTYCAIIAHHLSNEDRFEPAVARQLRSMSAAAIKRMPQDALGDALEAMDMDRSSKLRRLRRRVTPAGAAA; encoded by the coding sequence GTGCCTAAGCTTTCCGTGATCGTGCCGTTCTACAACGTGCAGCAATACGCCCCGGACACACTCAGAAGCCTTCGGTTGAACGCCGCCCGCGATTTCGAGTTCATCCTGGTCGACGACCATTCGAAGGACGGGACACCGGCCATTCTCGAACGGGCGGCCGAGGACCTTTCGGATGTCGCGCAGGTGCGTTACATCCGACACGAGGAGAACGGGGGGCTCGCCACCGCCCGCAACACCGGCCTGGACGCGGCGCAGGGCGAGTACCTGACGTTCCTGGACGGCGACGACTGGCTGGCCCCCGGCTACCTCGCCGAACTGGTGTCCGCCTTGGACGCGTTGGGCTGCGACTTCATCCGCACCGACCATGTGCAGGCCACCGCGCGCGCCCGTTCCGTGTCCCGGGTCCCGGTCGGCCGGCGCTGGGAGGCGTTCGACCCGCGGGAGGCGATTCTCCCCTCCCACCGCTCGACCTCGGTGGACTACGCCTACGCCTGGGCCGGCGCCTACCACCGCCGTCTCCTGGACCGGGGCCTGCTGCACTTCACCGACGGGCTGCGCACGGCCGAGGACCGGCCGTGGATCTGGAAGCTGCACCGCGAGGCGGAGTCGTTCGCCGTGGTGAGCCTGCTGGGCGTGTTCTACCGGCGCGGGGTGGCCTCGTCCCTGACCCAGATCGGCGATGTCCGCCAGCTCGACTTCATCCGCGCCTTCGACCAGGTGATCGAGGAGACGGCCGCCGACCGTGAGGCCGACCGGCTGCTGCCGAAGGCGGTACGGACGTACTGCGCGATCATCGCGCACCACCTTTCCAACGAAGACAGGTTCGAACCGGCCGTGGCGAGGCAGCTGCGGTCGATGAGCGCGGCGGCCATCAAGCGCATGCCGCAGGACGCGCTCGGTGACGCACTGGAGGCCATGGACATGGACCGCTCGTCCAAGCTGCGGCGGCTGCGGCGCAGGGTTACGCCGGCGGGAGCGGCCGCCTGA
- a CDS encoding DUF6716 putative glycosyltransferase, whose amino-acid sequence MPASTPKRPRIAVLADSDTRWKWGALTAHRIAPGQSMETAPREGAQVGPALDGFLLRGRATPTPRQLEEVGVRADSLREVTAVEFLRTMAEESYDILVLALVGGGVQAMLHGLGRVWEDRTSRPVVVTGYVGVVYEKLADGLLLRHGADLVLANSRQDADRFRAVYEGVGADASSVTEVALPFLGGADYEGEHDPYTVVFAAQPSVPESRKDRTYLLNRLVQHARKHPEREVLLKLRSKPGEHTTHIEELPYQKLVQRLDPPTNFRLVYGNMGEVLDRTDLLVTVSSTAALESLHRRIPTVVLTDLGIRESLGNHHFVGSGCLASWDQLDTGHRPAPDEEWVARQGVVADGSYASAFDAARERIAKLLDRPGGLPPLTPYYTPVTAPGYLPGILARHHLGPDGTPLPGAPAADREPGPVRQIVRRAARGAYRHGVQRVAPVIRRMGEL is encoded by the coding sequence GTGCCAGCAAGTACACCGAAGCGCCCGCGAATCGCCGTCCTCGCGGACTCCGACACCCGCTGGAAATGGGGTGCGCTCACCGCGCACCGCATCGCCCCGGGACAGTCCATGGAAACCGCACCGCGCGAGGGCGCGCAAGTCGGCCCCGCCCTCGACGGATTCCTGCTGCGCGGCCGGGCCACGCCCACGCCGCGCCAACTGGAGGAAGTGGGCGTGCGCGCCGACTCGCTGCGGGAGGTCACCGCCGTCGAGTTCCTGCGCACCATGGCCGAGGAGTCCTACGACATCCTCGTTCTCGCCCTCGTCGGCGGCGGTGTGCAAGCGATGCTGCACGGCCTGGGGCGCGTCTGGGAGGACCGGACTTCGCGTCCCGTCGTCGTCACCGGCTACGTCGGTGTCGTCTACGAGAAGCTCGCCGACGGCCTGCTGCTGCGGCACGGCGCGGACCTCGTCCTCGCCAACTCCCGCCAGGACGCGGACCGTTTCCGGGCCGTCTACGAAGGGGTGGGCGCCGACGCCTCGTCGGTGACCGAGGTGGCCCTGCCGTTCCTCGGCGGTGCGGACTACGAAGGTGAACACGACCCGTACACGGTCGTCTTCGCCGCCCAGCCCTCCGTGCCGGAGAGCCGCAAGGACCGTACGTACCTGCTGAACCGGCTGGTCCAGCACGCCCGCAAGCACCCCGAGCGCGAAGTGCTGCTGAAGCTGCGCTCCAAGCCGGGCGAACACACCACCCACATCGAGGAGTTGCCGTACCAGAAGCTGGTGCAACGCCTCGACCCGCCCACCAACTTCCGTCTGGTGTACGGGAACATGGGCGAGGTCCTCGACCGCACCGACCTGCTCGTGACGGTCAGCTCCACGGCCGCCCTGGAGTCGCTGCACCGCCGTATCCCCACGGTCGTGCTGACCGACCTCGGCATCCGCGAGTCGCTCGGCAACCACCACTTCGTGGGCTCCGGCTGCCTCGCCTCCTGGGACCAGCTCGACACCGGGCACCGGCCGGCACCCGACGAGGAGTGGGTGGCCCGGCAGGGGGTCGTGGCGGACGGATCCTACGCATCCGCCTTCGACGCGGCGCGCGAACGCATCGCCAAGCTGCTCGACCGGCCCGGCGGCCTGCCGCCGCTGACCCCGTACTACACACCCGTCACCGCGCCCGGCTATCTGCCCGGGATCCTCGCCCGCCACCACCTCGGCCCGGACGGCACCCCGCTGCCCGGCGCTCCGGCCGCCGACAGGGAGCCCGGCCCGGTCCGGCAGATCGTGCGCCGGGCGGCGCGCGGCGCCTACCGGCACGGCGTGCAGCGCGTGGCGCCCGTCATCCGGCGGATGGGGGAGCTGTGA